CGCCGATCGCGATGTTGGTGTCGCCGACGTGGGCGACGATGCGCTCCAGCGCGCGGCCGGTCTCGCCCACCAGCTCGGAGCCGAAGCCGACCTGCTTGGTCGCCGCCGAGATCAGCGCCCTGATCTGCTGCGCCGAGTCGGTGGAATGCTTGGCGAGGTCGCGCACTTCCGCCGCGACGACGGCGAAGCCGCGGCCCGACTCGCCGGCGCGCGCCGCCTCGATTGCCGCGTTGAGCGCCAGCAGGTTGGTCTGCGCGGCGATGCGGTCGATGTAGCCGATGATCTCCTCGATGCGCGCCGAGGACTGCTCGATCACCGTCATCGCGGTGATGGCGTCGCGCACGACGTGCTCGCTGCGCTCGGCCTCGGTCTTGGCGTGCTTGACGATGCTCTGGGCGCGGGCGGCGCCGCCGGCGGACCGATCGATCGAGCCGGTCAGCTGGCGCAGCGCGCCGGCCGAGATCTCGAGCGCCGAGGTCTGCTGCGCGGTGCGGCTCGCGAGGTCGCTCGTCGCCTCGGCGATGTCGGCGGTGCCGAGGCGGATGACCTCGGTGCTCTGGGCGATCGTGCGCATCGTGTCGCGCAGCGTGACGACGGTGGCGTTGAAGTCGACGCGGATCGGCTCGAGATCGGGCGGGAAGGGCGTCGAGAGCTCCGCGGTAAGGTCGCCGTGCGCCAGCTTCTCGAGGCCGGCGGCGACGGTGCGCACGACGGCCGACTGCTGCTGCGCGAGCTCCTTCTCGTCCTGCAGCGCGGTGCGCGCCTCGACGTTCTGCTTGAAGAGGACGAGCGTGCGCGCGATGGCGCCGGTCTCGTGCTTGTCGTCGAGATAGGGGATTTCGGTCGTCACATCGTTGGCGGCGAGGCCGTCCATCGCCTTCACCAGCCGGCGCATGCGCCGCGACAGGCCGGACGAGATGATCTTCGACATCGTGTAGGCGACGACGAGCGAGAGGCCGGCGAAGATCAGGCTGTTCGTCAGCTTCTGGTAGAAGCCGGCGATGCGCACCTCGAGGAGCCGCTCGAGCTCGGTGTTGGTCGCGCTCCACGTCGTGTCGACCTGCTTCAGCACCTCGCTCTGCGCGGCGGCGAGGTCGTCGACCCTGCCGCCGTCGAGCAGCGTGTGGCCGCGTGCGGCGAGCGCGCTCGCGACGTTGCGCAGCGCCCTGGTGTCGTCGTCGAGCGCCTTGCGCGTCAGGCCGGCGGCATTGTCCTTCATCGCCGCGCTCAGCGAGGAATCCGCGTCGCCCGACGAGATCTCGAGGCTCTTCACCGCGAAGGCGATGTCGATCAGCCGCTTCGAGCCCGGCGGCTCGGAGGCGGCCTTGCCGAGGGCGACGGCGGCGACGGCCAGGCCCGGCAGGCGCACCGTCGCCGCGTCCATGGCGTAGTAGCTGTCGAGATCGGGATCGAGCGTCAGGTTCGAGCCGTCGGCGACGGCCCCGATCAGCGCCTTGCCGGTCTCGAGGCGGTCGGCCACCGTCGTCGCGGCGACGTAGGCCTTGGAGGCATCCACCGCGTTGAACTTCACATCCGCCTCGGGGTCGACGGCGAGCGGCGCGTCGAGCGTTCCGGTCTTGGCGGTATCGATGAACGGGCGCCACAGCTTGGCGATATAGGCGCTGCCGTCGTCCTCCTTCTGCGCGAAGGAGATGTCGAGGCTCGACTGCTTGATGAACAGGGCGGTCAGCACGACGTCCGGCACCGCCGACAGCGTGACCATGAGCCAGAGCCGCGCCGGGATCGACAGCTTCGAGTTGATGAACCTGATCATGCGAACGTCGGTGCCGCGGACTGTTTGGATCCGGCGTCATCCTGGCGCGACATGGTTAATGCCCGATTGCATGGATCGCTGATAGATTGTGCAATGTGTCCCGATACTTGTGCGGCATTTGAGCAGTTTTGGATGCGACGTGCCGTTTACGTCCGCAGCGCCATCGCTGCTCGATTTGCCGCCGACTGCGCGGCTTGATCAACGCCGGCAGCCTCCGGTTGAAAGCGTCGGATCGCCGCTCGAGATCGGACACGTCCGCAGCAACGATTGCTGCGGATGAAGCGGCGCGCGATCTCGCATTCGACGCGGCGGTGGCGCTAAAACAGGCGCATCGGCGCGCCGCTTGCGCCGGGGGGACCCACCATGACGCGCCCGCCCGTCGCGCCTTATCTCACCTGCTCGCCTGCGCTCGCCGCGATCGCCTTCTACACCCAGGTCTTCGGCGCCGAGCAGAAGGCCTTCATGCCGGCGCTCGACGGCCTGCGCGTCATGCATTGCGAGCTGGCGCTCAACGGCGGCACGGTGATGCTCGCCGACGCTTTCCCCGAGTTCGGCCAGACGAGGGTCGGCATCCCCGGCGAGGCCGCGACCGTCTCGGTGAGCCTCGAGTTCGCCGCCAAGGACAAGGTCGACGACACCTTCGAGAAGGCGGTGAAGCTCGGCGGACGCGCCGAGACGGCGCCGACGAACTCGTTCTGGGGCACGCGGCTCGCAACCTTCCGCGATCCGTTCGGCCACCGCTGGATCCTCAACGCCCCTCTCAAGTAGACGGCTTGACAGGCCCGAGCGGATGTTTACGTCGTACGCAGAAGCGAACGAACGCCCGACGAAGGAGCGACCATGACCCTCCCGCCTGTCCTCGCGACCCGGCTGCGGCTGCCCGTCGTCGGCGCGCCGCTGTTCATCATCTCGGGGCCCGAGATGGTGATCGCGCAGTGCAAGGCCGGGATCGTCGGCGCCTTCCCGGCGCTCAACGCGCGGCCGGCGACGCAGCTCGACGAGTGGCTGCACCAGATCCGCGAGGAGCTCGACGCGCACGATCGCGCGCATCCCGACCGTCCCGCCGCACCGTTTGCCGTCAACCAGATCGTCCACAAGAGCAACGACCGGCTCGAGCAGGACGTCGGGCTCTGCGTGAAGCACAAGGTGCCGATCGTCATCACCTCGCTCGGCGCGCGCGAGGAGGTGAACCAGGCGATCCAGGGCTACGGCGGCATCACGCTGCACGACATCATCAACGACCGCTTCGCCCACAAGGCGGTGGAGAAAGGTGCGACCGGCCTCATCGCGGTCGCGGCGGGCGCCGGCGGCCATGCCGGCACGCTGTCCCCCTTCGCGCTGATCCAGGAGATCCGCGCCTGGTTCGACGGCCCGCTGGCGCTGTCGGGCTCGATCGCGTCGGGCGCCGCGATCCTCGCCGCGCGCGCCGCGGGCGCCGACCTCGCCTACATCGGCTCGGCCTTCATCGCGACGCGCGAGGCGCGCGCCGCCGACGGCTACAAGCAGATGATCGTCGACTCGCGCGCCGACGACATCGTCTACACCAATCTTTTCACCGGCGTGCTCGGCAACTACCTGAAGCCGTCGATCGTCAACGCCGGCCTTGACCCCGACAACCTGCCGACCAGCGACGCCTCGAAGATGAACTTCGGCTCCGGCGGCGAGAGCCGCGCCAAGGCCTGGCGCGACATCTGGGGCTGCGGCCAGGGCATCGGCGCGATCGACCGCGTGCTCTCGGTCGGCGAGCGCGTCGACCAGCTGGCGCGCGAATACGAGGCGGCGCTGGCGCGCGTCACCGGCGGCCATGCCTCGTCGTGGGGACGCCCGGCCCAGGCAGCGGTCGCGTGAGCCGCATCCTCTCCGGCGATCGCGTGCTCGAGCGCGCGGCGCTCGGGGAGCGGGTCGCCAACGCGGCGAAGGCCCTGCACGCCGCCGGCGTCGCGCCGGGCCAGTCCGTCGCGCTACTGCTCCGCAACGACTTCGCCTTCTTCGAGGCGTCCGTTGCAGCCCAAACCATCGGCGCCTACGCGACGCCGATCAACTGGCACAACACGCCGGACGAGATCGGCTACGTGCTGCGCGACTGCGGCGCCACGGTGCTCGTCGGGCACGACGACCTGCTCGCCAAGCTCGGCGACGCGGTGCCGGCGGGCACGATCGTGCTCGCGGTGGCGACGCCGCCGGAGCTCGCCGCCGCCTACGGCGTGCCGGCCGGCGCGACGCTCGCGGACCGCCGCGACTGGGACGAGTGGGTCGCCGCCGCCGCCGACAAGCCCACGCCGCCGCCGGCGCCGCAGACCGGCTCGATGATCTACACGTCCGGCACCACCGGCCGACCCAAGGGCGTGAAGCGCCAGCCGACCGCCGAGCACGAGCGCGAGGCGCGCCACGCGAACACCGAGCGCGCCTACGGCCTCGGCGACGGCAACGGCGCCGAGGCGGTCGTGCTGATGAACGGGCCGATGTACCATTCGGCCCCAAACGGTTACGGCCTGACCGCCGTCCGCGTCGGCGCGACCATCGTGCTCGAGCCGCGCTTCGACCCCGAGGAGATGCTGCAGCTCATCGAGCGGCATCCCGTCACCCACATGCACATGGTGCCGACCATGTTCACGCGGCTGCTGCGCCTGCCGGAAGAGACGCGCGCCCGCTACGATCTCTCGTCGCTGCGCTTCGTCGTGCACGGCGCCGCGCCTTGCCCGCCGCCGCTGAAGCGCGCGATGATCGAGTGGTGGGCCCCCGTCATCAACGAGTACTACGGGTCGACCGAGACCGGCATCCCGGTCTGGCATTCGTCGGAAGAAGCGCTGCGCAAGCCCGGCACCGTCGGCCGCGCGCTGCCGGGCGGCGAGGTCGCCGCCTACAACGCCGAGGGCCGACGCCTGCCGCCGGGCGAGATCGGCGAAATCTACATGCGCGCCGGCGGGATGGCGGACTTCACATATCACGGCCGCGACGAAGAGCGCGCCGCGATCGGCCGCGACGGGCTCGTCACCGTCGGCGACGTCGGGTTCGTCGACGCGGACGGCTACGTGTTCCTGTGCGACCGCAAGCGCGACATGATCATCTCCGGCGGCGTCAACATCTACCCCGCCGAGATCGAGGCGGTGCTGATGCAGGTGGCGGGCGTTCGCGACTGTGCCGTCTTCGGCATCCCCGACGACGAGTTCGGCGAGGCCGTCTGCGCGCACATCGAGGCCGACCCCGCGGCCGGGCTGACGCGCGAGAGCGTGCGCGAGGCGCTGGGCCAGACGCTCGCGCGCTACAAGCTGCCCAAGGTCGTCGCGTTCGCCGACGCGTTGCCGCGCGAGGACTCCGGCAAGATCTTCAAGCGCAAGCTGCGCGCGCCGTACTGGGACGGCGCGGGCCGCAGCATCTGAGGCGGCCTACGCCGCCTGCGCCGCCTTCGTCAGCACGCGGGTGAGGCGGGCCGAGAAGCCTTGCGCGTCGGCCGGCTTCTCGCCCTCCATCAGCCGCGCCTCGTCGAGCAGCAGCCAGACGATGTCCTCGAAGGCGGCCTTGTCGGCGGCCTCGACATGGTTGGCCAGCGCACCGATCAGCGGATGCGACGGGTTCACCTCGAGCACCGGCTTCGAGCCCTTGCCGGCGAGCTGGCCGTGCTCCGCCAGCATGCGCTCGAGCCGCAGGTCGAGCCCGCGGTCCTGCGCGACGAGGCAGGCCGGGCTCTCCGACAGGCGGTCGGAGGCGCGCACGTCCTCGACGTGGTCGGCGAGCGTCTGCTTCATCAGCGCGAAGAGCGAGGCCTGCGCCGGCGACGCGTCCGTCTTCGGCGGCTCCTTGCCCGGCTCGAGCGGGATGTCCTTGATGTCGGCCGCGCCCTGCGAGATCGACTTGAACGGCTTGCCCTCGTAGCCCGCCGCGCTGCCGACCCAGAAGGCATCGATCGGATCCGGCAGCAGCAGCACCTCGATGCCGCGGGCGGAGAAGCCCTCGAGCTGCGGGCTCGCCTGCAGCCGCTTCAGGTCCTCGCCCAGCATGTAGTAGATCGAGGTCTGGTTCTCCTTCAGCCCGGCGACGTAGTCGGCGAGCGTGCGGTTGCCCTCGGGATGGGTGGAGGTCGCGAACCGCGCCATCTTGTAGATCGCGTCGCGCCGCTCGGGATCCTCGTAGAGCCCTTCCTTGATCACCGAGCCGAAGTTCTCCCAGATCGCCTTGAACTTCTCCGGCTCGGTCTCGGAAAACTTCGTCAGCTCCTGCACGATGCGGTTGGCGACGCCCTT
This Beijerinckiaceae bacterium RH AL1 DNA region includes the following protein-coding sequences:
- a CDS encoding hypothetical protein (ID:RHAL1_03938;~conserved protein of unknown function;~source:Prodigal:2.6), which produces MIRFINSKLSIPARLWLMVTLSAVPDVVLTALFIKQSSLDISFAQKEDDGSAYIAKLWRPFIDTAKTGTLDAPLAVDPEADVKFNAVDASKAYVAATTVADRLETGKALIGAVADGSNLTLDPDLDSYYAMDAATVRLPGLAVAAVALGKAASEPPGSKRLIDIAFAVKSLEISSGDADSSLSAAMKDNAAGLTRKALDDDTRALRNVASALAARGHTLLDGGRVDDLAAAQSEVLKQVDTTWSATNTELERLLEVRIAGFYQKLTNSLIFAGLSLVVAYTMSKIISSGLSRRMRRLVKAMDGLAANDVTTEIPYLDDKHETGAIARTLVLFKQNVEARTALQDEKELAQQQSAVVRTVAAGLEKLAHGDLTAELSTPFPPDLEPIRVDFNATVVTLRDTMRTIAQSTEVIRLGTADIAEATSDLASRTAQQTSALEISAGALRQLTGSIDRSAGGAARAQSIVKHAKTEAERSEHVVRDAITAMTVIEQSSARIEEIIGYIDRIAAQTNLLALNAAIEAARAGESGRGFAVVAAEVRDLAKHSTDSAQQIRALISAATKQVGFGSELVGETGRALERIVAHVGDTNIAIGGIAGDVAMQTEKLFETNEAFGQMDLVIQQNVSMVEDVTGAAHRLSRETERLAQLVGGFRTDARAA
- a CDS encoding AMP-dependent synthetase and ligase (ID:RHAL1_03941;~source:Prodigal:2.6), coding for MSRILSGDRVLERAALGERVANAAKALHAAGVAPGQSVALLLRNDFAFFEASVAAQTIGAYATPINWHNTPDEIGYVLRDCGATVLVGHDDLLAKLGDAVPAGTIVLAVATPPELAAAYGVPAGATLADRRDWDEWVAAAADKPTPPPAPQTGSMIYTSGTTGRPKGVKRQPTAEHEREARHANTERAYGLGDGNGAEAVVLMNGPMYHSAPNGYGLTAVRVGATIVLEPRFDPEEMLQLIERHPVTHMHMVPTMFTRLLRLPEETRARYDLSSLRFVVHGAAPCPPPLKRAMIEWWAPVINEYYGSTETGIPVWHSSEEALRKPGTVGRALPGGEVAAYNAEGRRLPPGEIGEIYMRAGGMADFTYHGRDEERAAIGRDGLVTVGDVGFVDADGYVFLCDRKRDMIISGGVNIYPAEIEAVLMQVAGVRDCAVFGIPDDEFGEAVCAHIEADPAAGLTRESVREALGQTLARYKLPKVVAFADALPREDSGKIFKRKLRAPYWDGAGRSI
- a CDS encoding hypothetical protein (ID:RHAL1_03939;~conserved exported protein of unknown function;~source:Prodigal:2.6), with the protein product MTRPPVAPYLTCSPALAAIAFYTQVFGAEQKAFMPALDGLRVMHCELALNGGTVMLADAFPEFGQTRVGIPGEAATVSVSLEFAAKDKVDDTFEKAVKLGGRAETAPTNSFWGTRLATFRDPFGHRWILNAPLK
- a CDS encoding Nitronate monooxygenase (ID:RHAL1_03940;~source:Prodigal:2.6) — encoded protein: MTLPPVLATRLRLPVVGAPLFIISGPEMVIAQCKAGIVGAFPALNARPATQLDEWLHQIREELDAHDRAHPDRPAAPFAVNQIVHKSNDRLEQDVGLCVKHKVPIVITSLGAREEVNQAIQGYGGITLHDIINDRFAHKAVEKGATGLIAVAAGAGGHAGTLSPFALIQEIRAWFDGPLALSGSIASGAAILAARAAGADLAYIGSAFIATREARAADGYKQMIVDSRADDIVYTNLFTGVLGNYLKPSIVNAGLDPDNLPTSDASKMNFGSGGESRAKAWRDIWGCGQGIGAIDRVLSVGERVDQLAREYEAALARVTGGHASSWGRPAQAAVA